One segment of Hippopotamus amphibius kiboko isolate mHipAmp2 chromosome 4, mHipAmp2.hap2, whole genome shotgun sequence DNA contains the following:
- the TSPAN13 gene encoding tetraspanin-13 has translation MVCGGFACSKNCLCALNLLYTLVSLLLIGIAAWGIGFGLISSLRVVGVVIAVGIFLFLIALVGLIGAVKHHQVLLFFYMIILLLVFIVQFSVSCACLALNREQQGQLLEVGWNNTASARDDIQRNLNCCGFRSFNSNDTCLASCVNSGHQCSPCAPIIGKYAGEVLRFVGGIGLFFSFTEILGVWLTYRYRNQKDPRANPSAFL, from the exons TTGGTTAGTCTGCTGCTGATTGGAATTGCTGCCTGGGGCATTGGCTTTGGGCTGATTTCCAGTCTCCGTGTGGTCGGCGTGGTCATTGCAGTGGGCATCTTCTTGTTCCTGATTGCACTGGTGGGGCTGATCGGAGCCGTGAAACACCATCAGGTGTTGCTTTTTTTC TACATGATTATTCTCTTACTTGTATTTATTGTCCAGTTTTCTGTATCATGTGCTTGCTTAGCCTTGAACCGAGAGCAACAG GGTCAGCTTCTGGAAGTTGGTTGGAACAATACAGCAAGTGCTCGAGATGACATCCAGAGAAATTTAAACTGCTGTGGGTTCCGAAGTTTTAACTCAAATGACACCTGTCTGGCT AGCTGTGTAAACAGCGGCCACCAGTGCTCACCCTGTGCTCCGATAATAGGAAAATATGCAGGAGAGGTTTTGAGATTCGTGGGTGGCATCGGCCTCTTCTTCAGTTTTACAGAG ATCCTGGGTGTTTGGCTGACCTACAGATACAGGAACCAGAAGGATCCTCGTGCTAATCCTAGTGCGTTCCTTTGA